TTATATTCAGGATCGGGATTTGGAATCCCATCGGGCGGCTAGTGAGTCGATGAAGCAGTTGACGGGGGCGGTTATTGCCACTTCTTTGGTGTTGATGGCGGTGTTTATTCCTGTAACGTTTTTCCCTGGTACTACGGGGGCTTTATATCGTGAGTTTGCCTTAACCATTGCTTTTTCCATCGTCATTTCTACGTTTTTGGCTCTGACTCTTACTCCTTCTCTTTGTGCTTTGTTATTACGAAAAGGACAACATCCCCCTGCTTGGCTAGAGCCGTTTTTCAATAAAGTTAATAGTTTTTTGGATTGGTTAACCCTCAAGTATGAAAAATCCTTACGTTTTCTTGCTCGTTTTAAATTGTTTGTGGTGGGGGTATTTGCGGTATTAATTTCCCTCACGGGATGGTTATATACCGCCGTGCCGACGGCATTTGTACCCGAGGAGGATCAGGGATATTTTATTACCATTGTTCAGGCACCTGAAGGGGTTTCTTTGCAATATACCAGTGATGTGATGGCTAGGGTGGAGGCGACTATTTTAGATATTCCTGATGTGTTGGGTACTTTTGCCATTGGGGGTTTTTCGTTTGGGGGTAGCACTCCCAACCAAGGGATTATTTTTACTCCCCTAAAGCCCTGGGCCGATCGCCCTAACCCCAACCAATCTGTCCAAGCTATTATCGGGCAACTATTTGGTCAGTTTGCCATGATCCCCGAGGCGACAATTATTCCCGTAAACCCCCCTGCTATCGACGGATTGGGTGCTTTTGGCGGTTTTACTTTAAATTTGCAGGATCGACGGGTAAACCCTGATTTGGAGTCTATGGTGGAGGTAATGGGGCAATTTTTGGGCGCTGCCAATCAGGATGATACCCTAGCGGGAGTATTTACCCAGTTTGCGGCCAATAGTCCTCAATTGATAGTGGAAGTGGACAGGGAAAGGGCGAAGGTGTTGGATGTGAATATGGATGATGTATTCAACACCATGGCGACAATGATGGGAGGCTCTTATGTCAATGACTTTACCATGCAACAACGTTCTTATCGGGTTTATGTTCAGGGGGATAAGGAATTTAGGGCGAATCCTGAAAGTATTGAAAACTTTTTTGTTCGTTCCAATGGTGGTGAGATGATTCCGTTATCTAACCTTGTCACCATTACTCCTACGGTGGGGGCGCAAACCATTAACCATTACAATCTGTTTCGTTCCATCGAAATTAATGGTTCCCCCGCTCCCGGTTTTAGTTCTGGGGATGCTATTGAGGCCGTAGAGGCGATCGCATCTCAGGTGTTACCCGCAGGATTTGACTATGAATGGACGGGCATTTCTTTAGAAGAAATTAGTGCGGGAAATGTGGCGGTGATTATCTTTAGTTTGGGTATCGTTTTCGTTTTCCTCGTCTTATCTGCCCAGTATGAAAACTATGTCGATCCTCTGATCATCATTTTGGCGGTACCCCTAGCTATTTTAGGAGCGTTACTTGCCCAAAGTTTGAGGGGTTTTAGCAACGACATTTATTGTCAAATCGGTTTAGTAATGTTGATCGGTTTGGCGAGTAAAAACTCCATTTTGATCGTGGAATTTGCCAATCAACTACGGGATGAGGGATTATCTACTGTTAAAGCCGCCATCGAAGCCTCCAAGCAAAGATTACGCCCTATTCTGATGACTGCCATTTCTACCCTGACGGGTATTTTTCCCCTCGTCATTGCATCAGGAGCAGGGGCTGGTAGTCGTCAATCCCTTGGTACGGCAGTATTTGGGGGGATGTTAGTGGCAACTTTCCTCAGTTTGTTTGTGGTTCCCATTCTTTATATAGTTATCAAAATGGCTGTGGAGAAGGTTTTGCCCAGAAAGGAAAGCAAACAATTATCTCTTGATGTTTAACGGTAGGTTTAATAACCTGAGTTCGGGATAACATTTTCTAGTTAAGGTAGGCAATAGGGAATAGGCAATGGGCAATAGGTAATAGTTTGAGCGTTTTTGTCTTACTACTTTGAATCATATCAAGTTCGGATAAATTGTTACAATGAAAGTCCCCCAGAATTGGGGGATTTAGGGGGCAAAACAGGATTCCTTTTCATAACTGATTCGTCGAACTTGATATTACCAGTAAAAGAATACAGGGTTTGGGCGATTTCAAGATTAAGAAGTAGTTAAAAATGTTTAGATTATCAATTTATAACCATAAACTATCGAAAACCGTTCCCAGTTCCCCGCCCTAATGATTGTGATGTAGTTTTTTCTTGATCGCATTAACAATAGTTTCTATCACATATACTCTGGCGTAATACTTATCATCCCCTGGGACTATTTTCCATGGGGCTAGGGGAGTGCTAGTACGGGCGATCGCCTGATTCACTGCCACATCATACAAATTCCATTGTTCACGGTTGCGCCAATCTTCCTCGGTTAATTTATAATTTTTGAAAGGATCATTTTTCCTAGCTTCAAAACGGTTTAATTGTTCCTCTTGGCTGATGTGAATCCAGAATTTAATGATCAAATAATTATCCGTTGCCAGTTGGGCTTCAAACTCGTTAATCTCTCGGTATGCCCTACGCCACTCCACTTCGGTGGCAAAATTTTCAATTCTTTCTACTAATACTCTACCGTACCAACTGCGATCGAAAATACCGATGTTTCCCACTTGAGGTAATTTACGCCAAAAACGCCAAAGATAATGATATTTCTTTTCCTCATCCGTGGGGGCGGCAAAGGTATGGACTTTGTAATTTCGAGGATCTAAAATATCCGTAACCCTTTTTATTGCTCCTCCTTTTCCTGCGGCATCCCAGCCTTCAAATAAAAGCACTACCCCTAATTTTTTTTCAAAAATTTCCTTTTGTAACTTTCTCAACTCCACTTGGGCAGACTTCAATCTGGTTGTATATTCATCCTTGGGTAAATGTACGGTTAGATCAACCCTATCTAAATAATCTGGCTCGGTGGGTAATAAATCAGTTTGAGGGGGTAAGGAAGGGGTTTCAGCAACGATTTGACGCTTATCCAAATTCGCTCTGATAGTTGCCACCAGTTGTGTTAATACTTTGACTCTAGCCCAGCGTTTGCAGTCTGCCTCTACCAATGTCCAGGGAGCAAAACCTGTACTGGTATAAATTACCATCTCTTCTGCTAGGGCGGAATATTGTTTATAATTTTTCAGTTGATGCCAGTCTTCTGGACGCACTCGCCATGAGTCTAATTCGTCTTCTTGATAGTCCTTGAGACGGCTTTTTAATTCTTTTTTGCTTAGATGTAGCCAAAATTTTGCCATGATGGCACCATCATCAATCAATTGACGCTCAAAAGCATTTATATCTCTCATGACAAGGGGACTTTGACTTTCAGGTAGTCGATCAAAAAGTCGATCTTCTAATACATGGATATACCAACTATGATAAAAAATAGCGACACTGCCTAGGGGGGGTAAATTTTGCCAAAAGCGCCACAAAAAAGGATATTTTTGTTCTTGGGTTGTGGGTGGTAGGGTAGGATATACATCAAATCCCCGAGGATCCATATAATTAGTCATTTTTTTGACTATTTTCCCTTTTCCCGCCGCAGCCCAACCTTCTAAGACTACTATAATGGGTATTTGTTCTTGCCAACAGATATTTTGGAGCGATCGCAGTTCGACCATCAAAGCCTCTATTTGTTCACGATAGCTTTTTTTGTCAAGGGATAGGTCTAAGTCGAGGGTATTTAACATCTAGTTAAGGACTGAATAGGTGGGCGATGATGGAAATTGGCTTATTTAGCTTTATGAAAAAGTGGCGATTAGGCAAATGTATAGGTAATTTTTATAAATGGCGAGAGGTGGACATTGCCCACCTTACAAGTTTTCTTAGAAATGAGATCCTGGAAAAAAATGAGATCCTGGGAATTCCGTAGAAGGATTATTAGGCTGGGTGCGATTATCTAAAAATACATCGTTACCTCCATCTTCTGGTTGAACATTGCGCATTTCATTGTTAGGAGTAATACTAGGTTGGGTGCGATTAGGAGTAATATTAGGTCGAGTACGATTGGGAGTAATACTAGGTTGAATGCGATTAGGAGTACTGCTTGTTCCCGGCTGTTTTAAAAACATATCCAACTCACCATTAGGCTCAATGGAGCGTGTTTGGGCTTGAACGGATGGAACTATGGTGTTATCTATAACACTCGCTAACTTATTGACTAAACCATTGTTGCCTACTACAGCTAATCCTGTAATGGAAGCAATAATGATCGCTGTCTTTCTTTGATTATCGAGATTGAATTGAGACATATTTTATTTTTTTGTACTATATTGTCACGGATTTTTAAGTTGATAACTCTATACTATAGGCTATCAAAAAAGATAAGATATGAACAAATTTTTTTTAATGACAATACTTAAACTAAGGGCGAAAAATAATAATAAAAAATTCAATAAAACTGGCATTGCTTCATTGTGATATGAAATATATTTAGAGATGCTCAAAACTGAGACATGAAATATTATCACCATTGCCGATTGCCCATTCCCTATTCCCTGCCTAAACGAGAAATCATATTTAAAATCAGCAACGCCATAAAACTCAATCTAAGGATAAATGGTCGTTACCACCCTGTTATTATTACTACCAGTGACCACCACTTGTTTATCTTGTAGTCTACCTGTGGCGCGATCGCCCCTAAAATTCACCACGGGATTAATTTGTTGATATACCACATTACCTTGGGCATCAATATTTTGATTACTCAAATCCCATACTACATTATCAGCGTATAATCTCGCCTCATCGGTTTGGGCTTCCCCAAAAATACGATTACTTAGATAAACTTTATTTTCATCCAAATCAATCTTGCCACGATTGGCAGTCATGGTAATTTGTTCCTCTATTTGGGCTAAACGAATCATGGTATCGGTTTCAATGATTCGGAGGTTATAATCCCAGCGCATACGATTACTAACTCCCTGTAAAGGAGGATTGAGGGATTGATATTCGATGTTATTTTCCACCATCAAAATATTATTATTAAGATCCATTTCTGCAATGGTACCTGTGAGAGTATCAGTAACTTGATCATCTTCATAACGGGTAACCTTAAACGGTTCATCTGTACTAATCATCCCCTCCTCAATTTGCCAAGCAATGGATTGGGCAACAATATTTAATTGTGGTTCGAGGGTTGTAGCGACAATATCTTGAGTTAATTGTAAAACTTGGGTGGCAGTATTATATTCAGCCTGTTTGGTAACTAACCTAATTTGTTCGTGGTTGACTTCGATATTTTCCTCGAGGGTAAAGTAGTTTTGTTCAGGTTTCCAGTTCAACCTTTCTGCCATGACTTCCATATCATTACGGGTATCAAAGGCCACTATTTCCCCCACCAAATTAATTTCTTGTCCATCATCGATTACTTCTCCTCTTTCGGCACTAATTTTGAGAACGATTTCACCGTTTTGAAGTAAATTAGCGGTAATGTCTTCGATGATGGCGATGCGATTATCTTCCGAATAGGTTACTTTTCCTACCCGAAGACGCCAAAAATTTTCTCCATCATTGTTTGATTGTTCGATGGTAGCATCGGTTAAGACGATTCCCTGCTCTACCTCTCTATGGCTATCTCCTTCGTTGTCGTTGAGAGATTGATTTTGATTTTGGCAACCAGCGATGAGGAGAATGGTTATGAGGAGGATTATTTTTCGGTACATCTTGACTATTACACTGTGACGATTTTTAGGGTTTCCTTAACATGATCCACAAACAGAATGCCATTGAGATGGTCTATTTCATGTTGTACAATTCTAGCAATAAAACCATCAAATTCTCTGGTTTGCTTTTGTCCATGACGATTATGGTATGTAAGGGCGATCGCACTATACCGTAATACACCAGCCCTCTTACCTCGCACACTCAAACAACCCTCTTCTCCCTCCTCCACATCTTGGCTATGGGAAACTATCAAAGGATTAATCATTTCCATCGGCTTCATCAATGGTGCATGGGGATAACGTACATTAGGATGGGAAGCCACCACAATCACCCGAGACGAATAACCAATCTGAGGGGCAGCCAATCCCACCCCATTCCTCTCAAAAACAATCCCCAACATCAAATCTACTAATTCTTGCACATCAGGAGAATCAATATTCTGCACAGGAGAAGCAATTTCTCGTAAAATAGGATTACCAATTTGTAAAATTTCGACCATTGTCCGTGTATGATATTTGCTAAACTTTAGCGAATTTTTTTGTGAATGGGATCTGAATATACCAATTCTAATTTAGTTACTCAAATAGAAGCCATACTCTATCTTAAAGGTAAACCCACCACCTGCGAGGAAATAGGGGAGTTAACCCAAGCCAATGAAGAAGAGATAGAATCAGCACTCATCAAATTGATGTCTGACTATGCCCACCGCCCCGAAGGTGCCTTAGAAGTGGTAGAAACCCCCGCAGGATATGCCTTACAACTACGTCATTGTTGTCAAAATCTCCTCGAAAATCTCGTCCCCGCTGACTTAAATACTGCCACCCTAAGAACATTGGCAGCCATAGCCCTTACCAATCCTATCCTCCAAAGCGATTTAATTGCCGTGCGTGGTAGCGGTGCTTATCACCATGTACAAGAATTGTTAGAATTGGGATTCATTCGTAAACGTCGACAGGAGGAAGGGCGATCGTATTGGTTAGAAATTACAGACAAGTTTCATCAATATTTTGAAATTGATCAACTACCCAGTTAAACCAAAAAATGTGTAATCGACAACAAGGATCCATCAATTCCTTTGATATAGTATAATCGGAAAAAGTTTTAACCAGTGTGGCAATAGATCAAAAAAACAAGGACATTGGTAAGCCGATAAAGAGGAACTGAGCAAAACAAGAATAACTATAGAGGAAAAAAATAAATGGCATTTAACGCAAATTTTTTTGGCGGAGAATCAGAAACAACCCTAGAAAACACCTTAATAGATTACTTGCAAAAACAAAAACCAGAAACTCTTGAAAGAATTGCTCAATCAGCAACCCCAGAAATAAAAGAAATCATCACCCACAATGTTCAAGGATTATTAGGAATGTTGCCCACAGAAGGGTTTAATGTCCAAATCGTCGCTGATAAGCAACACATGGCTAACCTATTGGCTTCTGCCATGATGACAGGTTATTTTCTTTGTCAGATGGAAAAAAGAAAAGCCCTAGAGGAAAATCTTTCTGACACCGACTCGGTAGAATAGTTACTTTTTAGGTGGGCATTGCCCACCCGACTATATAAATTTTTAATTATCCTTTAGCCTCCCTTCGCAAAGGCCGCCATCACAATTAAAGATAAAGATAATCCGGGAAGTAATAATATTACTAACATGAGAAATTGATCACTGGTCATAATATTTATGGCTAAAACTATTTACAATTAATTCTAAAGGATTATCAAAGGAATCAACCTTAATATTAAGTTTGACTAAAATTTCATGGTTTGTCCTATCCCAAGAGGAGTTGAGATAACTTTTTTTGATAATACCCTGTCAGTGAAACTTAATATCTGAGATAGTTTAGTCAATAAAAAAAAATAATAGTGCGGCTTATGCTAGATGGAAAAGACTTATTTCTTGGTCTATTTTTATGGTTGGGAAGTTCAACATTTCTGGTCACTTTTTTGAATAGTCAAAAGTCATCAGAAAAAAACTCTGTGTCTCTACCTCGAAGATTAAAGTTATTAAAACTTTCTCGACAACAAGAGTTAGTCATCAACAACCTGAAAAAGGAATTGTCCCAGAAAATCGAAGAATTACAAGAGGCTAAAACAGAAATTACTTCTTTTCAATCAGAGTTAAATAATTCCTCTGATGAATTGGAGGCTACTCAGGATAGATACGAGACTCTCAATAAAGATTTTAGTCTTAAAGTGTCTGATCTAAATAACAAGATTTTGGCATTGGAAAAACAAAATTCTCAGTTAGAAAAAACCTGCCAAAATTTACCGCAGGAGATAAAACAAGAATTACAGGCTGAATATTTTGATCAGTTGCAGTCTTTGTTAACGAATTATCCCACCGCCAAAATCATGGTAAAGTTTAAGCCTGATTTACCTGCCAAAAGTGTTATTTGTTTACTAAAACCCCTTGAGGAATTGTTATCAGAGTGGAACATAACTCCCGTTGGGCAACCATGGCGACAGGTAAAGTTTGACCCTAATTTACATCAACCTGATGCTGATGATATTAGGGAGGGGGATTTAGTTTATATTCGTTTTGTCGGTTATGCCCAACAGGATAAGGTTTTGGTGAAAGCCAAGGTAAGTCGTTTTTTACCGGGCCAAGAGGAAAGCAAAACCAGTTGATGATAGATAGGTGAGTTTGTGATTAAAAATGAATGTTTGAAGTTGATGATTAACTATAACTTTATAGTTAATTATTCTTCTTCTACTTGTTTGAGGTGGATGTTTTTCCTACCTAAAACTACTTCAAATTCATCTCCCGGTTTTAAACCCATTTTATCGGTGTAGGCTTTACCGATGGATAAATTACCGTTAGATTGGACGTTAATTCGATAGTTGGCACTTCTGCCTCTTTTTTTGGTTTCGGTAGTGGCATCGTTATCTAAACTAATGCCTTCGGCTTCAATTAGGGCATTAAGAAATTTAACCATACTGACCCTTTTTTGTTTGCCAGATAAGGTGTAATAACCACATTCAATGGCTTTTTCTTCACGGGATACGTCACCCAACTTTTTTACTTTTTTTAGTAACTCTTTTCCTGTTAATGGTTGTGGTTTCTTTGACATTTACTTTTATTTTACTATTTTTTGACTAGCTATTTTTTTTTGATTTACAAAAGACTAATATCGCTTTTTGTTTCTGATCTATAATATACTAAAATAGCATTTTTTAATTTTATTTCTAAACTTAATGTTTTTTTATGTCTTAAAAGTGTTTTTTGAATAATTTTCTTTCTATCTATGAAGTTAACTACTAAAGGTCACTATGCGGTAAAGGCTTTATTAGATCTTAGTTTACAACCTAATTTTAAACCTACTTCTGTAAATGCGATCGCCCTTCGTCAAGATTTACCAGCACCCTATTTGGAGAAAATATTAATAAAAATTCGCCAGGCAGGATTGATAAATTCGGTACGGGGATCACAGGGAGGGTATCAATTAGCCTATCAAACCCATGAAATATCCCTAGGGCAAATTTTGGAAGCTGTGGGGGAAAATTTGGAATCAATACCTTTAGAGATAAACCAGCAAACTACCTCTGCTGATTGGGTTACAGTGGCGTTATGGCGTAAATTGAATCAAAAAATAAAACAAGCAATTTATAGTATAACTTTGGCAGATTTATATTATGATGCCCGTAGTCGTCAGGCTTCTCAAGGGGAAGAAAATAACTTCATTGTTTAGCACTAAAAAATGATTAATAATCAAGAAAAAAAATATTGGTTGGCATGGGCAAATATAAAAGGATTAGGATCAACATCTATTAAAAAAATCTATCAAACTTTTCATAGTTTAGAAACAGCTTGGCAAGTTTCCTCACAACAATTATTAAGGGTGGATGGTATCGGTAAAAAACTTAGTGAAACTATCCATCAACAAAGAAAAAATATCGATCCTGATT
The sequence above is a segment of the Cyanobacterium stanieri PCC 7202 genome. Coding sequences within it:
- a CDS encoding hypothetical protein (KEGG: mcc:698113 similar to ADAM metallopeptidase domain 29 preproprotein~SPTR: Putative uncharacterized protein) yields the protein MSQFNLDNQRKTAIIIASITGLAVVGNNGLVNKLASVIDNTIVPSVQAQTRSIEPNGELDMFLKQPGTSSTPNRIQPSITPNRTRPNITPNRTQPSITPNNEMRNVQPEDGGNDVFLDNRTQPNNPSTEFPGSHFFPGSHF
- a CDS encoding protein of unknown function DUF1239 (PFAM: Protein of unknown function (DUF1239)~InterPro IPR010664~KEGG: cyc:PCC7424_0097 protein of unknown function DUF1239~PFAM: protein of unknown function DUF1239~SPTR: Putative uncharacterized protein), whose protein sequence is MYRKIILLITILLIAGCQNQNQSLNDNEGDSHREVEQGIVLTDATIEQSNNDGENFWRLRVGKVTYSEDNRIAIIEDITANLLQNGEIVLKISAERGEVIDDGQEINLVGEIVAFDTRNDMEVMAERLNWKPEQNYFTLEENIEVNHEQIRLVTKQAEYNTATQVLQLTQDIVATTLEPQLNIVAQSIAWQIEEGMISTDEPFKVTRYEDDQVTDTLTGTIAEMDLNNNILMVENNIEYQSLNPPLQGVSNRMRWDYNLRIIETDTMIRLAQIEEQITMTANRGKIDLDENKVYLSNRIFGEAQTDEARLYADNVVWDLSNQNIDAQGNVVYQQINPVVNFRGDRATGRLQDKQVVVTGSNNNRVVTTIYP
- a CDS encoding hypothetical protein (KEGG: cya:CYA_1469 hypothetical protein~SPTR: Putative uncharacterized protein) — its product is MTSDQFLMLVILLLPGLSLSLIVMAAFAKGG
- a CDS encoding protein of unknown function DUF344 (PFAM: Polyphosphate kinase 2 (PPK2)~TIGRFAM: polyphosphate:AMP phosphotransferase~COGs: COG2326 conserved hypothetical protein~InterPro IPR005660~KEGG: cyt:cce_2971 putative polyphosphate kinase 2~PFAM: protein of unknown function DUF344~SPTR: Putative polyphosphate kinase 2), whose amino-acid sequence is MLNTLDLDLSLDKKSYREQIEALMVELRSLQNICWQEQIPIIVVLEGWAAAGKGKIVKKMTNYMDPRGFDVYPTLPPTTQEQKYPFLWRFWQNLPPLGSVAIFYHSWYIHVLEDRLFDRLPESQSPLVMRDINAFERQLIDDGAIMAKFWLHLSKKELKSRLKDYQEDELDSWRVRPEDWHQLKNYKQYSALAEEMVIYTSTGFAPWTLVEADCKRWARVKVLTQLVATIRANLDKRQIVAETPSLPPQTDLLPTEPDYLDRVDLTVHLPKDEYTTRLKSAQVELRKLQKEIFEKKLGVVLLFEGWDAAGKGGAIKRVTDILDPRNYKVHTFAAPTDEEKKYHYLWRFWRKLPQVGNIGIFDRSWYGRVLVERIENFATEVEWRRAYREINEFEAQLATDNYLIIKFWIHISQEEQLNRFEARKNDPFKNYKLTEEDWRNREQWNLYDVAVNQAIARTSTPLAPWKIVPGDDKYYARVYVIETIVNAIKKKLHHNH
- a CDS encoding condensin subunit ScpB (PFAM: Putative transcriptional regulators (Ypuh-like)~TIGRFAM: segregation and condensation protein B~COGs: COG1386 transcriptional regulator protein containing the HTH domain~InterPro IPR005234~KEGG: cyc:PCC7424_3666 chromosome segregation and condensation protein, ScpB~PFAM: chromosome segregation and condensation protein ScpB~SPTR: Segregation and condensation protein B;~TIGRFAM: segregation and condensation protein B) translates to MGSEYTNSNLVTQIEAILYLKGKPTTCEEIGELTQANEEEIESALIKLMSDYAHRPEGALEVVETPAGYALQLRHCCQNLLENLVPADLNTATLRTLAAIALTNPILQSDLIAVRGSGAYHHVQELLELGFIRKRRQEEGRSYWLEITDKFHQYFEIDQLPS
- a CDS encoding hypothetical protein (KEGG: cyn:Cyan7425_4103 hypothetical protein~SPTR: Putative uncharacterized protein), with the protein product MLDGKDLFLGLFLWLGSSTFLVTFLNSQKSSEKNSVSLPRRLKLLKLSRQQELVINNLKKELSQKIEELQEAKTEITSFQSELNNSSDELEATQDRYETLNKDFSLKVSDLNNKILALEKQNSQLEKTCQNLPQEIKQELQAEYFDQLQSLLTNYPTAKIMVKFKPDLPAKSVICLLKPLEELLSEWNITPVGQPWRQVKFDPNLHQPDADDIREGDLVYIRFVGYAQQDKVLVKAKVSRFLPGQEESKTS
- a CDS encoding transporter, hydrophobe/amphiphile efflux-1 (HAE1) family (PFAM: AcrB/AcrD/AcrF family~TIGRFAM: The (Largely Gram-negative Bacterial) Hydrophobe/Amphiphile Efflux-1 (HAE1) Family~COGs: COG0841 Cation/multidrug efflux pump~InterPro IPR004764:IPR000731:IPR018247:IPR001036~KEGG: cyt:cce_0414 RND multidrug efflux transporter~PFAM: acriflavin resistance protein~SPTR: RND multidrug efflux transporter;~TIGRFAM: transporter, hydrophobe/amphiphile efflux-1 (HAE1) family), encoding MFVDFFIRRPVFSTVCALIILLVGTISIVTLPISRFPDISPTQIQVTANYTGADAEVVENTVTNILEQQINGVEGLRYISSSSTSTGTSSITATFDASRDKDLAAVDIQNQISVVEAQLPDVVQRTGVSVSQQSNNILMGFGIFSENGEFDNDFLSNYADRFLVDALKRIDGVADATVFGERRYAMRLWVDPNRLSSRGLTTGDVENALREQNVQVGVGTVGAEPAVEGQEVQIALRAVSQLSEPEEFENIILRTDEQTGSLIRFRDVGRVELGAQDYTSFVRFRGVDAVGIGVYQLPGSNALEVAENVINEMDRLSRQFPDGINVQLAFNTTDFIQESLDEVIITLLMAVGLVVLIILVFLQDWRTTLIPSLTIPLSLVGTFAFVQVFDFSINTLTLFGLTLATGLVVDDAIVVVEQIYRYIQDRDLESHRAASESMKQLTGAVIATSLVLMAVFIPVTFFPGTTGALYREFALTIAFSIVISTFLALTLTPSLCALLLRKGQHPPAWLEPFFNKVNSFLDWLTLKYEKSLRFLARFKLFVVGVFAVLISLTGWLYTAVPTAFVPEEDQGYFITIVQAPEGVSLQYTSDVMARVEATILDIPDVLGTFAIGGFSFGGSTPNQGIIFTPLKPWADRPNPNQSVQAIIGQLFGQFAMIPEATIIPVNPPAIDGLGAFGGFTLNLQDRRVNPDLESMVEVMGQFLGAANQDDTLAGVFTQFAANSPQLIVEVDRERAKVLDVNMDDVFNTMATMMGGSYVNDFTMQQRSYRVYVQGDKEFRANPESIENFFVRSNGGEMIPLSNLVTITPTVGAQTINHYNLFRSIEINGSPAPGFSSGDAIEAVEAIASQVLPAGFDYEWTGISLEEISAGNVAVIIFSLGIVFVFLVLSAQYENYVDPLIIILAVPLAILGALLAQSLRGFSNDIYCQIGLVMLIGLASKNSILIVEFANQLRDEGLSTVKAAIEASKQRLRPILMTAISTLTGIFPLVIASGAGAGSRQSLGTAVFGGMLVATFLSLFVVPILYIVIKMAVEKVLPRKESKQLSLDV
- a CDS encoding peptide deformylase (PFAM: Polypeptide deformylase~TIGRFAM: peptide deformylase~COGs: COG0242 N-formylmethionyl-tRNA deformylase~InterPro IPR000181~KEGG: ana:all2007 polypeptide deformylase~PFAM: formylmethionine deformylase~PRIAM: Peptide deformylase~SPTR: Peptide deformylase;~TIGRFAM: peptide deformylase), which gives rise to MVEILQIGNPILREIASPVQNIDSPDVQELVDLMLGIVFERNGVGLAAPQIGYSSRVIVVASHPNVRYPHAPLMKPMEMINPLIVSHSQDVEEGEEGCLSVRGKRAGVLRYSAIALTYHNRHGQKQTREFDGFIARIVQHEIDHLNGILFVDHVKETLKIVTV
- a CDS encoding hypothetical protein (KEGG: cyt:cce_0430 hypothetical protein~SPTR: Putative uncharacterized protein) → MAFNANFFGGESETTLENTLIDYLQKQKPETLERIAQSATPEIKEIITHNVQGLLGMLPTEGFNVQIVADKQHMANLLASAMMTGYFLCQMEKRKALEENLSDTDSVE
- a CDS encoding transcriptional regulator (KEGG: mar:MAE_35130 transcriptional regulator~SPTR: Transcriptional regulator), translated to MSKKPQPLTGKELLKKVKKLGDVSREEKAIECGYYTLSGKQKRVSMVKFLNALIEAEGISLDNDATTETKKRGRSANYRINVQSNGNLSIGKAYTDKMGLKPGDEFEVVLGRKNIHLKQVEEE
- a CDS encoding transcriptional regulator, BadM/Rrf2 family (PFAM: Transcriptional regulator~TIGRFAM: Rrf2 family protein~COGs: COG1959 transcriptional regulator protein~InterPro IPR000944~KEGG: cyh:Cyan8802_3855 transcriptional regulator, BadM/Rrf2 family~PFAM: protein of unknown function UPF0074~SPTR: Transcriptional regulator, BadM/Rrf2 family;~TIGRFAM: transcriptional regulator, Rrf2 family), with protein sequence MKLTTKGHYAVKALLDLSLQPNFKPTSVNAIALRQDLPAPYLEKILIKIRQAGLINSVRGSQGGYQLAYQTHEISLGQILEAVGENLESIPLEINQQTTSADWVTVALWRKLNQKIKQAIYSITLADLYYDARSRQASQGEENNFIV